A window of the Candidatus Amarolinea dominans genome harbors these coding sequences:
- a CDS encoding DUF4386 domain-containing protein: MNVKTESTSSPKRLARIAGVFYLLVALFGGFAEGFGDPKMYVAGNAAATAANVLADPGLVRMIVVAHLVNAVFFILTAMAFYILLQHVNKSVAMAMLICVALSAGITTLNAVFQFEGLQVATNSSYVDAFGAAGSNALVLLLLDIQHYGTLSAQVFFGLWLAPLGYLAYKSGLFPKALGVTLVAATVCYLVHLITAFLVPDFHKQIQPFILIVIIAEVWLLGYLLIVGVRNVKPGKNILAAATV, encoded by the coding sequence ATGAATGTAAAAACAGAAAGTACATCTTCACCCAAGCGCCTCGCGAGAATTGCCGGCGTCTTCTACCTGCTCGTCGCCCTCTTCGGCGGTTTTGCCGAAGGCTTTGGAGACCCCAAGATGTACGTGGCCGGCAATGCGGCAGCCACAGCTGCGAACGTGCTCGCGGATCCCGGACTTGTCCGCATGATCGTCGTCGCCCACTTGGTGAATGCGGTCTTCTTCATCCTCACAGCTATGGCCTTCTACATCCTGCTTCAACACGTGAACAAAAGCGTGGCGATGGCGATGCTCATCTGCGTCGCTCTTTCGGCTGGCATCACTACCCTAAATGCGGTCTTCCAGTTTGAGGGCTTGCAGGTCGCAACCAACAGTTCCTACGTAGACGCCTTCGGTGCCGCTGGGTCGAATGCGCTCGTGTTGCTCCTGCTCGACATCCAGCACTACGGGACTCTCAGCGCGCAGGTTTTCTTCGGCCTGTGGCTGGCGCCGCTCGGGTATCTTGCCTACAAATCGGGACTGTTCCCCAAGGCGCTGGGCGTCACTCTCGTCGCGGCCACCGTCTGCTACCTGGTACACCTGATCACCGCGTTCCTAGTCCCCGACTTCCATAAGCAGATCCAACCGTTCATTCTCATCGTGATCATCGCGGAGGTCTGGCTGCTCGGATACCTGCTCATAGTTGGCGTGAGGAACGTGAAGCCAGGCAAGAACATCCTTGCCGCCGCAACGGTGTAA
- a CDS encoding NAD(P)-dependent alcohol dehydrogenase, which produces MKAIVYTEYGSPDVLQLKEVAKPTPKDNEILIKIYAVSVNAADLHLLRADPFLIRLSSGLLKPKNEILGSDIAGRVEAVGSNVKQFKVGDEVFGDISACGWGGFAEYACARENAFALKPTNLSFEEAAAVPMAAVTALQGIRYAGQIRPGQKVLINGASGGVGTFAVQLAKSSGAEVTAVCSTRNLDMARSIGADHVIDYTKEDFTKTGQLYDLIIAANGDRSISDYRRALSPKGIYVQTGGSMAQMTQAMLQGPWISMTGSKKMGNMGVAKPNQNDLALMKELLEAGKVKPVIDRCYPLSEVPDAIRYLEEGHAKGKVVITVAQRNEK; this is translated from the coding sequence ATGAAAGCAATTGTATACACAGAATACGGATCACCAGATGTTCTTCAACTCAAGGAGGTAGCCAAACCTACCCCCAAAGACAATGAAATTCTCATAAAAATATATGCAGTATCTGTAAATGCGGCTGACCTCCATCTTTTAAGAGCTGACCCTTTTCTGATCCGTCTATCCTCTGGACTTCTAAAACCAAAAAACGAGATACTCGGATCTGACATTGCGGGACGGGTCGAAGCAGTTGGTAGTAACGTAAAGCAGTTTAAGGTGGGTGATGAAGTATTCGGAGACATCTCCGCATGTGGTTGGGGTGGGTTTGCCGAGTATGCATGTGCTCGTGAAAATGCATTCGCGTTGAAACCAACCAATCTATCGTTCGAGGAAGCCGCGGCGGTACCCATGGCGGCAGTCACTGCACTGCAAGGTATTCGCTACGCCGGACAGATTCGACCCGGGCAAAAGGTTTTGATCAATGGCGCGTCTGGTGGTGTGGGTACATTTGCAGTACAACTTGCCAAATCGAGCGGGGCTGAAGTGACCGCCGTGTGCAGCACCAGAAATTTGGACATGGCGCGCTCGATCGGGGCAGATCATGTCATTGACTATACCAAAGAAGATTTCACCAAGACCGGACAGCTGTATGACCTGATCATTGCCGCTAACGGAGACCGCTCGATTTCAGATTATAGGCGTGCATTAAGTCCCAAGGGGATTTATGTTCAGACCGGAGGTTCGATGGCTCAAATGACCCAAGCTATGCTTCAGGGACCATGGATTTCAATGACTGGGAGCAAGAAAATGGGCAATATGGGAGTCGCGAAACCAAACCAAAACGATTTGGCTCTTATGAAAGAGCTGCTTGAAGCAGGCAAGGTAAAGCCTGTGATTGATAGATGTTACCCGTTGAGTGAGGTTCCTGACGCAATCCGCTATCTTGAAGAAGGGCACGCCAAAGGAAAAGTAGTCATAACTGTGGCACAGAGGAATGAAAAATAA
- a CDS encoding NAD(P)-dependent alcohol dehydrogenase — MKAIMWTKYGPPDGLQLRESDKPVPRDNEVLIRIAATTVTTGDCELRSLKIPVLFRLPVRIYNGLLKPKRITILGQELSGEIETTGKDVRLFKKGDQVFASTGLSFGGYAEYICLPEETKMGVLAKKPVNMTYEEAAAVPTGGLEALHFLRKGNIQHGQKVLIIGAGGSIGTFAVQLARHFGAEVTGVDSTKKLDMLRSIGALHVIDYTREDFTKNGETYDVIFDIMGKSSFSGSIKSLKQNGRYLIGNPGLTQIVRGRWISMRSSKKVIIGAAIQKVEDLAFLKELIEAGAIKSVIDRRYPLEQTAEAHRYVDTGQKKGNVVITIGKNTKI; from the coding sequence ATGAAAGCAATTATGTGGACAAAATATGGCCCACCGGATGGTCTTCAGCTCAGAGAGAGCGATAAACCTGTTCCGAGGGATAATGAAGTTCTGATAAGAATCGCTGCGACAACCGTAACAACAGGAGACTGTGAGCTGCGAAGCCTAAAAATCCCTGTCTTATTTCGGCTTCCCGTGCGAATCTATAACGGTCTCTTAAAACCAAAGAGAATAACCATACTAGGACAGGAGCTGTCCGGGGAAATTGAAACAACCGGCAAAGATGTCAGGCTGTTCAAGAAAGGTGACCAAGTTTTCGCATCCACTGGGCTTAGTTTTGGCGGGTATGCCGAGTACATCTGTCTGCCCGAAGAAACGAAAATGGGGGTGCTGGCCAAAAAACCGGTGAATATGACTTATGAGGAAGCCGCTGCCGTTCCTACCGGGGGACTGGAAGCATTGCATTTTCTTCGAAAAGGAAATATCCAGCATGGACAAAAGGTTCTGATTATTGGCGCAGGTGGAAGTATCGGTACTTTCGCAGTACAACTGGCCAGGCACTTTGGGGCAGAAGTGACTGGCGTGGACAGCACGAAGAAATTGGACATGCTGCGCTCGATTGGTGCACTCCATGTTATTGATTACACCCGAGAGGATTTTACTAAAAATGGAGAGACCTATGATGTTATTTTTGACATAATGGGCAAGAGTTCCTTTTCAGGCAGCATAAAATCACTAAAGCAAAATGGCCGCTATCTCATTGGGAATCCCGGACTGACCCAGATCGTTCGAGGACGATGGATTTCAATGAGAAGTAGCAAGAAAGTGATCATTGGGGCCGCCATCCAAAAGGTCGAAGATTTAGCTTTCCTCAAAGAGCTTATTGAGGCGGGGGCGATAAAATCGGTGATTGATAGACGTTATCCATTGGAACAGACCGCTGAGGCTCACAGGTATGTTGACACAGGGCAAAAAAAGGGAAATGTCGTCATTACGATAGGCAAAAATACCAAAATCTAG
- a CDS encoding ABC transporter ATP-binding protein, with protein MQLTVQNLGKQYKRDFWGLKDFSLDIKPGILGLLGPNGAGKSTFMRMLATITKPTNGTITWNGTDVVKSPDVLRNVLGYLPQDFGVYPNLNAVEFLEYMAAIKGLDAATAKKRIDELLQLTNLVEAAKRPLGGYSGGMKQRVGIAQALLNDPQLLIVDEPTVGLDPEERVRFRNLLSDLSGERIVILSTHIVSDVEATATHIALVNKGQLLREDAPEKLLNELEHKVWEWTVHSDDLTALKQKHIISGTIRRSDGVQVRVVSADKPDANAQNVSPNLEDAYLFFIGGKK; from the coding sequence ATGCAACTTACCGTTCAGAATCTCGGCAAGCAATACAAACGTGATTTTTGGGGACTCAAGGATTTTTCTCTTGATATCAAACCTGGTATTTTGGGATTGCTCGGACCAAACGGCGCAGGCAAGTCCACTTTCATGCGCATGCTCGCCACGATCACAAAGCCTACAAATGGGACGATCACATGGAACGGCACTGATGTCGTCAAATCTCCTGATGTTTTGCGCAACGTGCTTGGCTATTTACCGCAGGATTTCGGTGTCTACCCGAATCTCAATGCAGTTGAATTTCTCGAATACATGGCTGCCATCAAAGGACTCGACGCTGCAACCGCAAAGAAACGTATTGACGAACTGCTTCAACTCACGAACCTGGTCGAAGCTGCGAAACGCCCGCTGGGCGGATATTCGGGCGGCATGAAACAGCGTGTGGGCATCGCTCAGGCTTTGCTCAACGATCCGCAATTGCTCATCGTGGACGAACCCACCGTCGGGCTGGACCCCGAAGAGAGAGTCAGGTTTAGGAATCTGCTCTCAGATCTATCGGGAGAAAGAATCGTGATCTTGTCCACGCACATTGTTTCAGATGTGGAAGCGACCGCCACACATATCGCACTCGTCAACAAAGGTCAACTCTTGCGCGAAGATGCGCCTGAAAAACTATTGAATGAACTTGAACATAAAGTTTGGGAGTGGACAGTGCACAGCGATGACCTGACCGCCCTCAAACAAAAGCATATTATCAGTGGAACCATCCGCCGCAGTGACGGCGTGCAGGTGCGCGTGGTCAGCGCGGACAAGCCTGATGCCAACGCGCAAAATGTTTCGCCAAATCTCGAAGACGCCTATCTGTTTTTCATCGGCGGCAAAAAATGA
- a CDS encoding ABC transporter permease subunit — MRSVHVIYYLARADFLERVRRYSFLVMLGLAVFLGYQTAIGNMALQLGLYRGEFNSAWVGAMMSLIATFFIGWFGFYLVKGSVARDRETGVGQIMATTPLTRSLYLIGKWLSNFAVLMSMVTVLALGAIVIQFLQGENTQINLFAFLSPFVFIVMPLIALVAAFAVLFEAVSFLQGGFGNIVYFFAFILFLPLFMENPTLKQYQAFEPTGLGILASEMGKAVTAIYPEYNGDFTLGGGFVSATKVFTWNGIHWTTELILARFSLLALSILLIFFAALFFDRFDPSRRKPRRIKAQRAASDSVPAPASTSQALSAVHLTPLNKTANRFSFFNVLMAEIKLLLKGQRWWWYVVMAGIIVACLVNPSATVREIVLPIAWVWPILIWSAIGNREIHNNVQQMAFSSASPLLRQLPAQWLAGFIVTLLVSIGAIIRLTMDGDTTGLLALFSGAFFIPSLALACGVWSGTSKLFEILYMLIWYLGPLNKILELDYIGSHGNGRPEFFIPFSIVLIVLALIGRTRQIRT; from the coding sequence ATGAGATCCGTACACGTCATCTATTATTTAGCGCGCGCCGATTTTCTGGAACGCGTACGCCGTTATAGCTTTCTGGTCATGCTGGGATTGGCGGTATTCCTCGGCTACCAAACCGCCATTGGCAACATGGCGTTGCAACTTGGTTTGTATCGCGGCGAGTTTAATTCCGCGTGGGTCGGCGCCATGATGTCGCTGATCGCGACCTTTTTCATCGGCTGGTTCGGCTTTTATCTCGTCAAAGGCTCGGTGGCGCGCGACAGAGAGACCGGTGTTGGGCAGATCATGGCAACCACACCACTGACCCGTTCCCTTTATTTGATCGGCAAATGGTTAAGCAACTTCGCCGTCCTCATGTCAATGGTCACGGTGTTGGCGCTGGGCGCCATTGTCATTCAATTTTTGCAGGGCGAAAATACGCAGATCAATCTGTTCGCATTCCTGTCACCCTTCGTCTTCATCGTCATGCCGCTCATCGCGCTTGTTGCGGCATTTGCAGTATTATTTGAAGCAGTTTCTTTTTTACAGGGCGGCTTCGGAAACATCGTCTATTTCTTCGCTTTCATCCTCTTCCTGCCGCTTTTCATGGAAAACCCTACACTCAAACAATACCAGGCATTTGAACCAACAGGTCTGGGAATATTGGCAAGCGAAATGGGCAAAGCGGTCACCGCGATCTATCCCGAATACAACGGTGACTTTACCCTCGGCGGTGGATTTGTTTCTGCAACCAAAGTATTCACATGGAACGGCATCCATTGGACGACTGAATTAATCTTAGCCCGTTTCTCGTTGCTTGCTCTTTCCATTTTATTGATCTTTTTCGCCGCCCTTTTCTTTGATAGGTTTGATCCCTCGCGCAGAAAACCACGGCGGATTAAAGCGCAGCGCGCCGCATCAGACTCGGTGCCTGCACCTGCTTCAACATCCCAGGCATTATCTGCCGTTCATCTGACTCCTCTAAACAAAACCGCCAACCGATTCAGTTTCTTCAATGTCTTAATGGCTGAAATAAAACTTCTGCTCAAAGGACAGCGCTGGTGGTGGTATGTCGTCATGGCTGGGATCATCGTCGCCTGCCTGGTCAATCCATCCGCTACCGTGCGTGAGATTGTGCTTCCGATTGCATGGGTCTGGCCCATCCTGATCTGGTCAGCCATCGGCAACCGTGAGATTCATAATAACGTCCAGCAGATGGCATTCTCCTCCGCCTCCCCGCTGCTAAGGCAACTCCCCGCGCAATGGCTGGCTGGATTCATCGTCACCCTGCTGGTCAGCATCGGCGCGATCATCCGCCTTACAATGGACGGTGATACAACTGGCTTGCTGGCATTGTTTTCAGGTGCTTTTTTCATCCCATCTCTGGCATTAGCCTGCGGTGTGTGGAGCGGAACCAGCAAACTCTTTGAGATCCTGTATATGCTCATCTGGTATCTCGGCCCTTTGAACAAAATTTTGGAGCTGGATTACATTGGCTCTCATGGAAATGGACGTCCCGAATTCTTCATCCCATTTTCCATCGTGTTAATCGTCCTTGCATTGATAGGTCGCACGAGGCAAATCCGAACATAG
- a CDS encoding LuxR family transcriptional regulator, translated as MSTVWYEANGLETEAFHHAAAANDIERAERLIEGGRIPLHSLGVVTAILDWLDSLPKTVLDVRPRLWVRSATSTLMAGRTTGVEEKLQAAEKAMQNADPDDKTRDLIGQIAAIRATLALLRYQPEETIVQARRALETLHADNLPFRSRAIWTLGFAHQLQGDRAAARQVYTEAISIRQASGNIYLTILATTGLGQIQESENQLCQAAETYQRSVQLLSDQGPPNASEEFLGLARIYYEWNDLDTAEQYAQQSLQLARQYDRAVDRFVICEVFLARLKLARGDVAEAAAMLAETEQSVRQSNFVQRMPEVAAAQVLTLLRQGDVAAAARLVQTHDLPISRARVLLAQGDAVKALAALEPWRRQTEEKGWQDERLKAMVLQTVALHAHGDEDKAAQLLAEALALAEPGGFIRLFIDEGPPMAELLTRMKDEGGTLRVKEYIHKLLAAFGHQEEFHPSSLILHPSFEPLSGRELEILVLITRGLSNREIGERLFLALDTVKGHNRRIFDKLQVQSRTEAIARARELGLL; from the coding sequence ATGTCCACCGTATGGTATGAGGCCAATGGCCTGGAGACCGAAGCCTTCCACCATGCGGCTGCCGCCAATGACATCGAACGCGCCGAACGCCTGATCGAGGGAGGGCGCATACCCCTGCACTCACTCGGCGTGGTGACCGCCATTCTCGACTGGCTGGATTCGCTGCCCAAGACCGTATTGGATGTCAGGCCCAGGTTGTGGGTAAGGTCTGCCACGTCAACGCTCATGGCTGGACGGACAACCGGCGTCGAAGAGAAACTGCAAGCGGCTGAAAAAGCCATGCAAAATGCCGATCCCGATGACAAGACCCGCGACCTGATCGGACAAATTGCCGCGATCAGGGCCACGCTGGCGCTCCTCCGCTACCAGCCGGAGGAAACGATCGTTCAGGCGCGCCGCGCCCTGGAGACCCTGCACGCCGACAACCTGCCTTTCCGCAGCAGAGCGATCTGGACGCTGGGGTTTGCTCACCAGCTCCAGGGGGACCGCGCCGCGGCCCGTCAGGTCTATACCGAAGCCATATCCATCAGACAGGCGTCCGGGAATATCTACCTAACTATATTGGCTACAACAGGCCTGGGCCAAATACAGGAATCTGAAAACCAGCTTTGTCAAGCCGCCGAAACCTACCAACGCTCCGTGCAACTGCTTAGTGATCAGGGACCTCCAAATGCAAGCGAAGAGTTCCTTGGCCTGGCCCGCATCTACTACGAATGGAACGATCTCGATACCGCCGAGCAGTACGCACAGCAGAGTCTGCAGCTGGCGCGGCAGTATGATCGCGCGGTTGACAGATTCGTTATCTGTGAGGTGTTTCTTGCCCGCTTGAAACTGGCCCGGGGCGATGTGGCCGAGGCGGCCGCCATGTTGGCGGAGACCGAGCAGTCCGTGCGCCAAAGCAACTTCGTGCAGCGCATGCCCGAGGTTGCGGCCGCGCAAGTGCTGACGCTGCTGCGCCAGGGCGATGTGGCGGCAGCCGCTCGTCTCGTACAGACGCACGATCTCCCCATCAGCCGGGCGCGGGTGTTACTGGCCCAAGGGGATGCGGTCAAGGCGCTGGCGGCACTGGAGCCCTGGCGTCGGCAGACGGAAGAAAAGGGCTGGCAGGATGAACGGCTCAAGGCGATGGTTCTGCAGACGGTCGCGCTCCATGCGCATGGCGATGAGGACAAGGCGGCGCAACTGCTGGCCGAGGCCCTGGCGCTGGCCGAACCAGGCGGCTTCATCCGTCTGTTCATTGATGAAGGGCCGCCGATGGCGGAACTGTTGACAAGGATGAAGGATGAGGGCGGAACGCTTCGCGTGAAGGAGTATATCCACAAACTGCTCGCCGCCTTCGGTCATCAGGAAGAATTTCATCCTTCATCCCTCATCCTTCATCCTTCATTCGAGCCGCTGAGCGGTCGCGAGTTGGAAATCCTGGTGCTGATCACCCGGGGACTCTCGAACCGGGAGATCGGCGAACGGCTTTTCCTGGCCCTGGACACCGTCAAAGGGCACAACCGCCGCATCTTCGACAAACTCCAGGTGCAAAGCCGCACCGAAGCCATCGCCCGCGCCCGCGAGCTGGGCTTGTTGTAA
- a CDS encoding glycerol-3-phosphate acyltransferase, with product MNWTNVVVAVLAGYLIGAIPIGFLVAKAHGVNILQHGSGRTGGTNVLRALGFGPAALTVLGDALKAVAAIALARHLLLTGELGAALAGAAAVIGHNWSVFLKFRGGAGGMSTAAGLIALNFYVGIPMAVIAIIVFYFSRYASVATLTASVGSLAALTIVLLAFPRLAHWEHLIYGFLTALACVWSLRPNIQRLLAGTERRVTRW from the coding sequence ATGAACTGGACAAACGTAGTGGTGGCGGTACTGGCTGGCTATTTGATCGGGGCAATTCCGATCGGATTCCTGGTGGCCAAGGCGCACGGGGTGAACATCCTGCAGCACGGCAGTGGACGCACGGGCGGCACGAATGTGCTGCGGGCGTTGGGTTTTGGCCCGGCCGCGCTGACGGTGCTGGGTGATGCGCTCAAGGCGGTGGCGGCGATTGCCCTGGCGCGCCATCTCCTGCTGACGGGTGAACTGGGCGCGGCGCTGGCCGGCGCGGCCGCCGTCATCGGCCACAATTGGTCAGTCTTTCTCAAGTTCCGCGGCGGCGCCGGCGGCATGTCTACGGCCGCCGGGCTGATCGCGCTCAACTTCTATGTGGGCATTCCGATGGCGGTCATTGCCATCATCGTCTTCTACTTCTCGCGCTACGCGTCCGTGGCTACACTGACCGCGTCCGTCGGCAGCCTCGCGGCGCTGACGATCGTCCTGCTGGCCTTTCCCCGCCTGGCCCATTGGGAGCATCTAATCTACGGCTTCCTCACCGCGCTGGCCTGCGTGTGGTCGCTGCGCCCCAACATCCAGCGCCTGCTGGCTGGCACCGAACGCCGCGTGACGCGCTGGTAA
- a CDS encoding ABC transporter permease, with the protein MNNWTVRLPSPLVQRLGKAGWFLRRDFIIELSYKLSFLLQLVGIFLNVFMFYFLARLVDGERQPSLDAYNGDYFAFVLIGVAFSLYFTIAISGFAKNLRDAQITGTLEAMLLTPTDLPTIIISSCLWDYLFTTLRVFIYLLLGTLVFGADLGNANYLGALVVLVLTIVAFSGLGIMAASFIMVTKRGDPVTTIVGGVGLLLGGVYYPVELLPSWLQFFAALIPVTYALRAMRNALLTDASWSVLLPDIGALIVFCLILVPFSLFTFKQAVRWAKIDGSLAHY; encoded by the coding sequence ATGAATAACTGGACTGTGCGTCTGCCATCCCCCCTTGTTCAGCGTTTGGGCAAAGCCGGCTGGTTCTTGCGCCGCGACTTCATCATCGAACTGAGTTACAAACTGTCATTCCTGCTGCAATTGGTCGGTATCTTTCTCAACGTCTTCATGTTTTATTTTCTGGCCCGCCTGGTGGACGGCGAACGCCAGCCCTCCCTGGACGCGTACAACGGCGATTATTTCGCCTTTGTGCTGATCGGCGTGGCGTTCAGCCTCTATTTCACGATTGCCATCTCCGGTTTCGCCAAAAATTTGCGCGATGCGCAGATCACCGGCACCCTGGAGGCGATGCTGCTCACCCCCACGGACCTGCCGACGATCATCATTTCATCTTGTTTGTGGGACTATCTCTTCACCACCTTGCGCGTGTTCATCTATCTTCTCTTGGGCACGCTCGTGTTTGGCGCCGATTTGGGCAACGCCAACTACCTGGGCGCGCTCGTGGTGCTGGTATTGACCATCGTGGCCTTCAGTGGCTTGGGTATCATGGCCGCCAGTTTCATCATGGTGACGAAGCGGGGAGACCCGGTGACAACCATTGTCGGTGGGGTGGGGCTGCTGCTGGGCGGCGTCTACTATCCGGTCGAACTGCTGCCGTCATGGCTGCAATTTTTTGCCGCGCTGATCCCGGTCACCTATGCGCTGCGCGCGATGCGCAACGCGCTGCTCACTGATGCGTCCTGGTCGGTCCTGCTGCCCGACATCGGCGCCCTGATCGTCTTCTGCCTGATCCTGGTTCCGTTCAGTCTATTCACCTTCAAACAGGCGGTGCGCTGGGCCAAGATTGACGGCAGCCTGGCGCACTATTAA
- a CDS encoding ABC transporter ATP-binding protein has product MTLAIETHDLSKRYPPTNGVRRWLRQHTDSTPEAVSHITLSVQAGELFGLLGPNGAGKTTLVKLLCTLILPTAGSARVGDFDLVTQSDHVRDQIGMSTGDERSFYWRLSGRQNLEFFAALCNLPKQHIAPRVNEVLSQLGLSAVGDAGFQTYSSGMRQRLSIARAILHRPRILFLDEPTRSLDPNSTRQLHSLIQDELLAREGMTIFLTTHRLDEAAKLCARVGIMHKGRLQAVGTLADLRQALQARHRYHLTVEGLTPAQVDRLCQQIPTLHQEAAANGAVHLVLTVADDHLLSDAITGIVTASGCIQTVRHEEVSLEELFVTLTQEQSHE; this is encoded by the coding sequence TTGACACTGGCGATTGAGACGCATGATCTGAGCAAACGTTATCCCCCAACCAACGGCGTGCGGCGCTGGCTGCGCCAGCACACCGATTCGACACCGGAAGCGGTGAGCCATATCACGCTGAGCGTCCAGGCGGGCGAGTTGTTTGGCCTGCTCGGCCCCAACGGCGCCGGTAAGACCACCCTGGTGAAGCTGCTCTGTACGCTGATTCTGCCCACCGCTGGCAGCGCCCGCGTGGGCGATTTCGACCTGGTGACGCAGTCTGACCACGTGCGCGACCAGATAGGCATGTCCACCGGCGATGAACGTAGCTTTTACTGGCGCCTGAGCGGCCGCCAGAATCTGGAGTTCTTTGCCGCACTGTGCAATCTGCCCAAGCAGCACATTGCGCCACGGGTCAATGAAGTGCTGAGCCAGTTGGGGCTGAGCGCGGTGGGCGATGCGGGTTTTCAGACCTATTCCAGCGGCATGCGCCAGCGCCTGAGCATTGCACGGGCGATTCTGCACCGCCCGCGTATCCTTTTCCTGGATGAACCCACCCGCAGCCTCGATCCAAACTCCACGCGCCAACTGCACAGCCTGATCCAGGATGAACTGCTGGCCCGCGAGGGCATGACCATCTTTCTCACCACACACCGCCTGGACGAAGCGGCCAAGCTGTGTGCGCGGGTGGGGATCATGCACAAGGGACGCCTGCAAGCCGTGGGCACCCTGGCCGACCTGCGCCAGGCGCTGCAAGCACGCCATCGCTATCACTTGACGGTGGAGGGCCTGACACCGGCGCAGGTAGATCGGCTTTGCCAGCAGATTCCAACGTTGCACCAGGAAGCGGCCGCCAACGGCGCCGTGCATCTCGTGCTCACCGTCGCCGACGATCATTTGCTGTCCGATGCCATCACCGGCATTGTCACCGCCAGCGGTTGTATCCAGACCGTGCGGCACGAAGAGGTCTCTCTCGAAGAGCTTTTCGTCACGCTGACACAGGAACAAAGCCATGAATAA
- the ychF gene encoding redox-regulated ATPase YchF, whose amino-acid sequence MNIGIIGLPSSGKTTIFNALTHGQAETGTYHAGTFSVNMGAVNVPDLRVDKLSAMYKPRKTVYAQVQFKDVAGIEGGSSKGSSLGGRLLNELGANDALLHVVRAFTNLAVPHPNGSVNPRRDYEAMETELILSDMAVIEKRLERLQKERTRSEQPLELPLMQRLIAHLEAQKPLRSIDLTAEEERLLRSYSLLSLKPMVIVLNVNDDADANEAEQQLGALLGREILLQLRGKLEMELAQMDTADAAMFLEEFGLSEPGLDRVIRAGYDLLGVQSFFTVGEDEVRAWTVRRGAPAVEAAGVIHSDLAKGFIRAEVVSYQDLITTGSIPEARRVGKFRLEGRDYIVKDGDILHVRFNL is encoded by the coding sequence ATGAATATCGGCATCATTGGTTTACCGAGTAGTGGCAAGACCACCATTTTCAACGCGTTGACGCATGGACAGGCCGAAACAGGCACCTACCATGCTGGCACCTTCAGTGTCAACATGGGCGCCGTCAACGTCCCTGACTTGCGTGTTGATAAACTGAGCGCCATGTACAAACCACGCAAGACGGTCTATGCACAGGTGCAGTTCAAAGATGTGGCCGGCATCGAAGGCGGCAGCAGCAAGGGCAGCTCATTGGGCGGTCGGCTGCTCAATGAATTGGGCGCCAACGACGCCCTGCTGCACGTGGTGCGTGCCTTCACCAACCTGGCGGTGCCGCACCCCAATGGCAGCGTCAACCCGCGGCGTGACTACGAGGCGATGGAAACCGAGCTTATTTTGTCGGACATGGCGGTGATCGAGAAACGCCTGGAGCGCCTGCAAAAAGAACGCACACGCAGCGAACAACCCCTGGAGCTTCCGCTCATGCAGCGCCTGATCGCACACCTGGAAGCGCAGAAACCGCTGCGCAGTATTGATCTGACCGCGGAGGAAGAGAGACTGCTGCGCAGCTACAGCCTGCTCAGCTTGAAGCCGATGGTCATCGTGCTCAACGTCAATGACGATGCCGATGCCAACGAAGCCGAGCAGCAACTGGGCGCGCTCCTGGGCAGGGAGATCTTGCTGCAACTGCGTGGCAAGTTAGAGATGGAATTGGCGCAGATGGATACCGCGGACGCGGCCATGTTCCTGGAGGAATTCGGACTGAGCGAGCCGGGGTTGGATCGTGTCATCCGCGCGGGCTACGACCTGCTGGGCGTGCAGTCGTTCTTCACCGTGGGCGAAGATGAAGTCCGGGCCTGGACCGTCAGGCGGGGCGCGCCTGCCGTCGAAGCGGCCGGGGTCATTCACTCAGACCTGGCCAAGGGTTTCATCCGGGCTGAGGTGGTGTCCTACCAGGACTTGATTACCACCGGTTCCATTCCGGAGGCGCGCCGGGTGGGCAAATTCCGCCTGGAAGGTCGGGATTACATCGTCAAAGATGGGGATATTTTGCACGTGCGCTTCAATCTGTAA